A DNA window from Acetobacter aceti NBRC 14818 contains the following coding sequences:
- a CDS encoding lipid-binding SYLF domain-containing protein, producing the protein MRARRLTRLFLSSTVMLGALGLSTVGHAADSTTEQTLVDKATLAVQDIFTGAKTTDRVYRYLGQARAVMVCPSVFRMSVGIGGSGGGCLLLSRDARGSWSDPAFYRFGSGSIGFQFGVQSSEMMFFVMSDRGLQALLDSQFQFGANAAASFASMGSGIESGTAGRSNTDIMALQKSEGLFAGVALSGAKLTVDSDANRAYYNQIVGPTEIVISMRVNNAGADPLRAILTRYSASATAATTANPVVGSGSSSSGDTTSTGDAQLTPYNSAPVVNSGSGIQSQSLAPIKSQSKGY; encoded by the coding sequence ATGCGGGCTCGCCGCCTGACCCGGCTTTTTCTTTCCTCCACTGTGATGCTGGGGGCCCTTGGTCTTTCCACCGTCGGTCATGCCGCCGACAGCACCACCGAGCAGACGCTGGTCGACAAGGCCACCCTTGCAGTCCAGGATATTTTCACAGGCGCAAAAACCACAGATCGCGTTTACCGCTATCTGGGACAGGCACGGGCCGTGATGGTCTGTCCTTCCGTCTTCCGCATGTCGGTCGGCATTGGCGGTTCCGGGGGCGGATGCCTGCTCCTTTCCCGCGACGCCCGAGGCTCATGGTCTGACCCCGCTTTCTACAGGTTTGGTTCAGGGTCTATCGGCTTCCAGTTTGGTGTTCAGTCTTCAGAGATGATGTTCTTTGTGATGAGCGACCGGGGGCTGCAGGCGCTGCTCGACAGTCAGTTCCAGTTCGGCGCCAATGCGGCAGCCTCCTTTGCCTCAATGGGCAGCGGCATCGAGAGCGGAACCGCTGGACGCTCCAACACCGACATCATGGCGCTTCAGAAGTCGGAAGGTCTGTTTGCAGGTGTAGCCCTCAGTGGCGCCAAGCTGACGGTCGATAGTGATGCGAACCGCGCCTACTATAACCAGATTGTCGGTCCGACCGAGATCGTGATCTCCATGCGGGTGAACAATGCTGGCGCTGATCCGCTGCGGGCGATCCTCACCCGCTACAGTGCATCGGCGACTGCGGCCACCACGGCCAATCCGGTTGTCGGTAGCGGCTCCTCCTCTTCCGGAGACACCACATCCACAGGCGATGCTCAGCTCACACCCTATAACAGCGCCCCTGTGGTCAATAGTGGCAGCGGTATCCAGAGCCAGTCTCTCGCCCCGATCAAATCCCAGTCAAAGGGCTATTAA